The window GGGGGAGGAAAGAACCCGGGAATCCTCCAGGATGGTGATAACCACTGCTCACTTCTGGCCAGGATCCGTGCTAAGAGCGGGGAACCGATTGATCAACCTCGGGCTCGAGTTCGGCCCACCGACCTCTAAGGATGGACTCTTCCTTGGCACCTCTAAGTCGCCTAACCCGGAGAAGACTTCTAGGGCGATTGATTCTACACCATCGAAGAAGCATCGGAGGGGATCCTCCGCTCCATGAGCCCCTTAATAGGATCTCTCATTCATCCCTAGGGCTTCATCAAACATGGACTCTGTGAACGAGGGCGATCACGAAATTTCTATAACACCGGGCGGGGCGGAGCCTGTGACTCGAGAGATCTCGACCCTCACATCTGTATGAGCTTCGTAAACTTGAGGGGGATTATCCCCTGTCATTTCCTCCTCGGCTGCCACTGGTTCCTCGAAAATGGATGACTCGCGGGCCACACAAAGTTCGTCCTCCTCGGGCTCGTCCCTCAGCCGGTAGAGCAAATCCGAGTCAGGCACTCGAGAGCTGGAGCTTTCCTTTGGCTTACGAGCCAACCTTCTCCCCGAtttcttcttctccgagctcggggaactTGGTGccctcttttttttcttctctcctgCTGTGGCTCTAGGCTGCCCCGAAGTAGAAGGATCAGCGGGCAGGTCCTCGCCCCCTGCCAAGGGCCTAGGAATAATGGTCTTAGGCAAgcttgcaaaaaaaaaaagagaaacaatAAGGGCATAGTGTTGAAAAAGAAAGTTTAGCGTTGCTTACTCGGAGAAAGGAATCTTACCTTGATAACGGGCCTCCCTGCGGCCCTTTGAGAGCTCGCGCCATAAACGCTATGCATAAGACATCTGCGATCAAATGCCTctgatccactccttgagccgggCAATGGCATTTCGAACTCGAGCGAGGGCTACACCACAACAAACACCGATGAGAAAAGGGAAGATAAAACGTGAAATCGACGTTTAAAAGGAGTTATACTTACGCGATATGTTCCACTTCTAGGGGAACGGACTCCACTCGACAAGTATCAGGTCGGCAGTCCTCACTCGGACAAAGCGTCCTTGCCAACCCCGATCCCGGTCCTCGTCGATACTCGAAAATGGGGCTTTGATGGCCCGGCGTACAAGTTTTATcagcccctccccctcccccccggaAGATTTGGGGACTGTATAAGCGGAGCAGATAGTTGATGGTGAAAGTACACGAATCAATTTTGTTAACGAAGAAtcagaggaggatcacgatcctccacaatGATGGGTTGAATTTGGCGGAGGCATACATCGTACCTCCTGCATAAGTCCAAGATGATCGGGTCCACCGGGaccaatgtaaagggataagtgtaaacacttatatATCCCTCAATATGTGTGGTGATATCATCATCGGGCTCGGGAATCACTACATCCTTATCCGCCCAGCCACAGTCCTTTCGAACTACAGGAAGAACGACCTCGGTAATAGAGCAGATGTACAGTGACACAGCCTCGCATCGGCCTTGAACTGAAGAGGGCTTTTCAACCTTGAAGTCGTCATTGAACGAACACcccccggggatgaacatttttaAGGGGGCTCGGTTGCCGGTTCATTAGTGGCCGCGATCGGAACTGACTTCTCGAGGACGACCACATCAGGGGCGGTATCCTCGACCTTAGTGGCCAGCCGCGAAGATGAAGGAGCATCTTCTACGGAACAATTTTGGAAGTATTTACCATTTCTTTTATCTAGTTAAAAGGGTTTTAAACTATGAAGGAGAATGATGAGATGAGGGGTGAGAACTTGCTAATAAAAACAAGCACACTGGCTTAAGTAAGGGGTAAAAGAAAGGTTGTAACTTGAAGAACGAAGGTAAGAATATTGAGGGATGACATAAGACTGTAATATCTTAAAGGATCGAAGGTAGAAGCTTAGGTCaaagtaaaaaatgaacgaaGGAAGGGGTATTTATAGAGTCCCGGCGCCGTTTCACATTCAGGACGTTTCAGTTTCTTTGTCATTTTGTGTCGCAGCGTGTTGGAGAAGAAATCGAAGAACTCATGTCGTTCCTCGTCGATTTCGCAAAACTTgctctccgagaaacgaggggactatttgtatacgggtgaaaccagACCCATAAGCATGCCCGGTTCCCGATAATATTAATCGAGTCAGGAACGCGATGACAAGGAATCAGAATCAAGGTAAGAGATTCCTCGAGTCAGGTACCAGGGGCATGACGCCCGCCCTCGAGTATATCGAGGCCATGACTTTAAGATCGGTCCAAATTCCAAAAGATTTCGGAGAGCATTATTGGGCAATCGAACACGATTAACGGAAGGTCGTAATATCCGTGACCAATCGGGTATCACGGCGCAGATCTCGGCACATGCCGACGGGAATCTAGTGATTAGTTAAACGAGAGATTTTTACCTTTGATGgaattgtacctagagtaggattcccctataaagggggtctgattattcgTTGAACACATTGTAAtacgcatcccaaagcaatatactattatttgcAGTGTCATTCATAACTCTTATTTCTCGTTCATCCATACTGGTCATTGTGAGTCCAGATCAAGGGTGGATATTTCATCAAGGCTGAAATTACCCTTCTcacgtggtttgaatttactatatctttatttgtttaattaacgcaatttattatttatatcGAATTAATCTACGTATACTTAAACCACTCATTGTTATatattttttagggtaaacaattatTATTATGATATATTAATATAAGTTGATAGATAGATAATGTGGAAATTTGAAAAGTAGTAGTAATAATtttacaaataaatatttttcttcaaaagcaACTAACTAAATCCAAACGTCAATTACCATTTCAAAAATGTATTCAAGATCTTttaaacaaaattattttttcaaaacatTGCGGAACTAAAGTGTCGGAAGCAGATTCGATCAAATTCAGTAGTTTTGATTCGAATTACATATGTATATCTTTAAAAAATctattaaatatataatataaattaTTAACGTAGAACATAATAACCTAAAATTATTAAAATCGTATGGTAGTTTGAAATTTTGATTCCGCTAAATCAGTGTTCAAACCTAAGGGCTAAGTGTAAAGATAGACACAGAGACAAACAATGTATCCACAGAGCCAGCAAACCAAATACTATTTCATATTGAATGACACGTAGAGAGCTATTATTGACTACTGTGTTTGCAATAGCCATACAACTGACACGTGTGCCCACGTATTATGCCACTCGTCCACTAACCTATAGCATAACTCTTCTTATATATATCTGAAATTTTTTCCAGACTCACCCAGATCATTTTCTTGTTTGTGTAATACTATCAATTCATTGCTCTGATCTAGTATTCTTCACATACAAATATAGTTTGTTTGGTTAATATAATTATGGCTTCAAGAAACATAAGGGAGTTGATTTATGTGTTGTTATTAGTGGGATTTGTGGTTATTTCTATGTCTGGTTTGGTGATTTGTAAGGAAACTAATGAGGAAATTGAGCAGCAAAGTAAAGAAAATTCAGAGTCTTGGACAGGATGGGCTAAAGATAAGATTTCTGAAGGTCTTGGTTTTAAATCAACTGATGATGATTCTGCTGCTAAACAAGCTTCCGATTCAACTATGGATGCTGCTAAGAATGCCAAAGACAAGATTACTGATACTGCTACAGGTTAATTATTATGGCCTATACTATTTTTTATGTAGTCTAATTAGTTTACATAGATTCTATATTCAAGTTCGCGGTCAAAATTAGTACAAGAATTTTGACCCTCAATGTTCGAAATTTACAAGTTGATTGGGGTTGGGACGGCGGGGGAGTATCAATTTATAGTAGTTAAACTTATAATGTAATTAACTTATATATTACCTACAGTATAATTGTTCTATCCGCGTATGAACTTAATTGTCTTTTTAAGTTTAGTAAGTTGAGAGTGTAATATTTTTCTTACACTTTCCAACTCAGTGGCGGAGTTATAATTTTGCGGAGTTATAATTTTTATTAGGGGGTTAATATATAAAGAGGAAGTTAGCATATATATTTTTACCTAATATataatgttatatatatatatatacacataacaACACCGATTCACTTAGTGATTTTTTCTTACCGATGCGCTTAGGCCCTTTCTATCCTATTAGTCAAACACGCTAGCTACAATAAAAAAAATAGCTCTAACGAACAATAAAACGGATATGCTAAAGCGCTAACACCGATTTTATATTATATGCATTTCACTATAACATATTTTTTTAATCGTTACTAAGTAGGATTAGCAACAAATTGCAATTTTGTAGTAGTGATTATAGAAATGTGGATGCGAGTTAATTGTGGAAAAATTTGAATGAAATGCAGGAACAGGACAATACGTAGCAGACAAGGCAGGAGATATAAAGAACACAGCAGAAGAAGCAAAGAACAAAGCATACGAAACAGCAGAAGCAGCAAAACAAAAAGCAACAGAAAAATCAAGTGAAGCTTAttcaaaagcaggagaagaaaaagaaaaagcatATTCAGATGCAGAAACAGCAAAACACAAGGCATCAGAAAAGGCAGAAGAAGCAAAGGAAAAAGCAACAGAAAAAGCAGAAGAAGCAAAACAGCAAATGAAAGGAATGGGAGAAGAGAAAGCAGAAGGAGAAACAGAAGAACATATGAGTTGGGCTAGAGAGAAAGCAAAAGAAGGATATGAAAGTGCAAAGAGCAAAGCAGAGGAAACATTGGAAAAAGCAAAGGAAAATATAGCTTCAAATTTGGAATCAGCTAAGGAAAAAACAAaggaaattaaggaaaatatagcTGGCAAAAAGCGAGACGAGGAACTCTAAATTAGAATTATATCAAGATATGTAATAATATAGTGATGATAACAGGTgtcgttaatttttttttttgggggggggggggggtgggtcTTTTTGTTGGTAATTTTTCCAGGGTGGCTTTTCTAGGTGTCGTGAAATTGTTGTGTTAGTATTTTTATGTTTCCGTTGTATTATCAGGGTTAGTCCGTCTACTTTTTGTTAATAACACTTTTGCACCTTCTTGCTTGTAATATTTTAGTTTTGTGCATTAGCAGTGTCAAATTACAATTTACAAATATGCAGTCGGTGCTAAATAACATGGCCAGCAATTAATGTTACGAGATAGTATTTATGTTGAACGTTGGTCGATAATGCTGGAAAATTTGGCTAGGTTTAATGTTGAATGCGAGTATTTATGTTTAATGTGTGTTGGGCTGTTGGCTATGTAGAAATGTTGGCCGAGTTATCTTTTAATTAACAAGATTATGTTAAATTTGTCGACAGTCATGAAAATTAGGAACTGTCAAACTTCTATGTTGATAGTTGTATGAAAATCTTCGACTATCAAAATTTAGACGCAATTTTTCATGAAAATATGGGAGATGTAATTAGAAAACAAGGCAAGTTAAATTGGTAGTTACAAACCATATAAGTCAAAACAAAGTTTGGCGACGATAAAAAATAGACAAAAGAAAAATATACTAAAAAAGCTATAATTTAATATGGTTCGGTTaatgaattatatttaaaaaaaaaattaatataaaaattattaacaGAATAACAATAACATACTCAGTATTATCTCACACCGTGAGGTTTGGGGAGGAACCCCTACCTTATGAGGATAGAGGTTATTTCCAATAGATTTTCGGCTtaggaaagtataagcaccacattaataaaaatatagataagaagggacagtaccaaaaagccatataaaagcagaataaaaataataagaTAGTAAGTTAatcaacaataaaaaaaataacggttagtcataaaaatttagtaccaacagaaagcgaggcTGCATGCCAATACtaatgttatgaacactctagactacttACTCTActaccttaatcctcgacctccataccttcataccaagggtcatgtcctcggtcagctgaagctgcaCCATATCttgtctaatcacctctccccacctcttctttggcctacctctacctctccgtaggccctccaatgtcaacctctcacacctccttaccggggcgTCTGTACTcgtcctcctcacatgaccaaaatacctaagtcgcgcttcccgcatcttgtcctcaataggggccacacccacatTGTCAtaaataacctcatttctgatcctatctaacctggtgtgcccgcacatccatctcaatatcttcatctctgctaccttcatcttttggacatgagcgagcttgactggccaacatccagccccatacaacatcgttggtctgaccaccactctgtagaacttaccctttaGTTTCGAtgacaccttcttgtcacacaaaacaccggaagcaaGTCTTTATTTCAACCATCatgccccaatacgatgtgtgacatcttcatcaatctcccaacccccctgaataatagacccaatatacttaaaactccctctcctagggatgacctgcgagttcATCCTCACCCCTCTTTttcctccttgagtctcgccaccgAACTTACattccaagtattctgtcttggttctgatcaacttgaaacctttagattctagGGTCTgtctccatacctctaattgcgcgttcacaccatctcgcgtctcgtcaatcaatacaatatcatctgcaaatagcatgcaccacagCACCTCCCCTTagatgtggcgcgtcagtacgtccatcaccagagcaaacaaaaaagggctgagtgctgacccctgatgcaaccccatcataactaaaaaatggtccgagtccccaCCCACTGTCCTCACTcaggtctttactccatcatacatgtccttaatcaacctaacgtaggtaacaggtacacctctagcctccaaacttctccacaaaacctccctcggaactttatcgtacgccttttctaagtcgatgaacaccatatgcaagtccttctttctctccctatactgctccatcaatcttcTAACAATGTGGATGGCTTTTGTAGTCAAATGCCCCGGCATAAATCCAAACTGGTTACcgaaaatagacacactcctccttactcttagctctaccactctctcccaaactttcataatatggctaagcagcttgataccccgatagttattgcaattttggatatcatcCATATTtttgtatacaggaaccatcaTGATCCACCTCTACTCTTtgggcatcttcttcgttctaaaaatTACAATAAAGAACCTAGTAAGCCACTCCAAGGCTTCCTTGCCCGCACTCTTTCAAAACTCCACCGTGATTTCATCCATCCCAGTCGTTTTGCCcttgctcatcttacgcataaccccctcaacttcatcaactctaattcgtctacaatacccaaagtcacaccgactcccggagagttccaaatcacccagtacaatgctcatgtccccctcctcgttcaagagatcactatggaagtaggtctgccatctctGACGGATAAGCCCCTCATCTAACAAAACTTTACCTTCTTCATCCTTGAtacacttcacttggtccaagtcacgcgccttggctaacctgaacaacctcttatccaCACCTCGCccctcgagttcctcatacaaacGACTAAAAGTTGCAGTCTTGGCCGCCATAACTGCTAtctttgcctctttcttagccaacttataatgATCCCTATTCGCCCTATTCTCCTCCTCGTCTACATTTTTCACTAGTTTCAGATACGTTACTTTCTTGGTTTTCACTTTTCCTTacacctctccattccaccaccagtatCCCTTGTGACCACCAGAGTAACCCTTTGGGAACCATTAATACCTCTCTTCTGGCTTCCCTAATGCACTGCACAGTCGTGGTCTACATAGCGTTTGTGTCCCCACTACTCTTCCAAGCCCCCATAGTCACCAGCTTGACCCCCAACTCCTGCGCTTTAGCTTTtgtcaaggctccccacttgatcctatgttggctatacatcactttcttcctcctcttcctcgtgatctcaaggtccatgaccaggagcctataaagggtcgagaggttctcaatcgggatgaccttgcaatccgTGCAAAGGCCTCTATCGGACTTTCTGCAGAGTAAATAATCAATTTGTATCTCAGCCACCGAACTCTGGAAGGTGACCAAGTCCTCCCTCTTTCTTCGGGAAACTCGAGTTTtctatcaccaaatcaaatgctctaGCAAAGTCCAGTAGAGACATTCCTCCTCCGTTTTTATCTCCAAAACCAAAGCCACTGTGCACATTATCATACCCTCCAAACGTCGCTCCAATGTATCCGTTAAAATCTCCTCCTATGAAAAGCTTCTCTGTATGCGGATACCACgcaccatctcatccaaatcctcccAGAAACGCCTCTTGACTTCCTCATCCAAGCCTGCTTGGGGTGCGTACGCACTGATTATGTTCAAAGTAAAATCTCAAACCACTAGCTCAATAATCATCAACCTGTCATTCACCCTCCTAACCTCCACCACTAGTTCACGGAGGTCCTCATCAACTAAAATACCTACCCCGTTCCTGCCCCCCACCCTCCGAGAATACCAAAGTTTGAAACTGCCCACATCCCGCACCTTATCTCTAACCCACCTAGTCTCTTGTACACAAGCTATATTAATCTTCCTTTTCTCGAGAATCTTCGCTAACTCTACAGATTTTCCAGTCAAAGTTCATATGTTCCAAGACCCCACTCTTAGCCTAGTAGCTTCCTTAACCCTCTTACCCCCCTGCACCCCCTCCCCCGCGCTGACACCCCCGGGGACAAGACCTTACCCTACCATCGTTCAACAAAGCCACTATAATCTAGGAGTCACTACGCAAGCACTATCCCGAAAACAAGCGCCAAAAATAAAATGGATTACCGAAATATAAACTACCACTAAAGGTCGCAAAACaggtgaaaaaataaaataaaggaactaacgggaactataatctacaactaaaggtcAGACAAACAggtaaagaaataaaataaaggaactataatctacaactaaatgATAGAAAAATAGGTGAAGAAATACAATTCAAGAGCTAAAGAGGGCTATAATCTACAACCAAAGGTCACAAAGAAAATATGCAATAGAGATTCAAAATAAAGATATAAACACGTAGATAACAATATAAACAAGTAAGCAAAGCTATCACTAATACAATTAATTTAATAATGCTAGGACAAATACTAACTAAAGATTCAAGAACAAAATAGGCAGGCAAGGAGATACAAGTACGCTAAAATATCAAACTATTAAAATATCAAGACAAGGGAAGAACAATAGAATTTGAATTGCAACCCTTGAAGTTAACGGAAATTCGACCGGCGGTGGAAAACCCCCCTATAGCTGAGAACTTCTCTCTTTCACCAAATAGAGGAAATTGTTGCTACAATTTATGACTTGGGCTTGTTTAACTTTGATTGGATGTACACCGACCTCCACGAAACCCTTATCGATGCAATCGGGGGAAAAAATATTAAAGAAGTGCGCAAAACTGGGTTATTTGGGAATTATCGGAGAAAGTGAAAGTTCAATGAAGACGATGTAACTATATAGATCTGCAATTTAATAAATCAAACGAAAAAAAAAGATTTGGCCAAAGCGCTGTAAGTGAATTGTTTTTGTGTAATGGTGCGTATCTTGAAAATGATTTTTGTGCTGTTTCCGACTCTCCAACGAAAGCAAAGATATTATTTTCCGAAGACGTCAGGTTGTTCGTCCACAAATTGGGGAAGACGAATAAATCAAGTTATTTTGTATCAGCTGGTCTAAGTTAAAGTTCAATCAAAGAGAACTTAGTTGTGGTGACTTTAATTCACGGAAAgattcttgttattattattaacagaataatttttataaaataaaactttctTAATAATTACATTATAGATGCTATCGTGTTATGTTTGAAGGagagatcctcaatttatagaggtCAGTATAGTagagatttatatttttttttttttaaaataaaattaattataataaatattttaccattcTTCAAGTAATAAGGGAAGAAATAGCGTGGGATAACCACTTTATAATAAGATATTTAGTTTATATCCAATATTTTTAATGCTGAGCACAAATAGCCACtaatctattaaaattaatacgaaaagacgTTGTTACCCTttctttatgagtgttgtgtaaatattaaggacatagtgtcattaacatttacactgcacacatgaagttaaggacgccgtgtccttaacatttacactacacatatgaagttaatgatatcatgcccttaatatttacacaatactcataaagttaaggacattatatcattaacatttacactatacatatgaagttaaggacatgtgatcctaaagtttaacaacagaaggtgcaaatacaagttaaggacattatgtctttaacatttacactgcacacatgaagttaaggacgtcgtgtccttaacatttacactgaacaTATGAAATTaaagacatgatgtcctaaaatttaacaacggaatgtgcaaatacaagacactttgttcttaatatttacacagtatttatgaagttaaggacatcatgtccttaatatttacacaatactcataaagttaagtacactatgtccttaacatttacactgcacatatgaagttaaggacaccatgtccttaacatttacactacacatatgaagttaaggacatgagatcctaaagtttaacaacagaagatgcaaatacaagttaagggcATTATgttcttaacatttacactacacacatgaagttaaggacgtcgtgtccttaacatttacactgaccatatgaagttaaggacatgatatcctaaagtttaacaacggaaggtgcaaatacaagacactttatttttaatatttacacagtatttatgaagttaaggacatcatgcccttaatatttacaaaacactcataaagttaaggacactatgtccttaacatttacaaaacactcataaagttaaggacactatgtccttaacatttacactatacatatgaagttaaggacatgagatcctaaagtttaacaacaaaaggtgcaaatacaagttaaggacattatgtccttaacatttacactacacacatgaagttaaggacgtcgtatccttaacatttacactgaacaTATGAAGTTAATGACATGATGTAGTAAAGTTTAATAACGGAAGatgcaaatacaagacactttgtccttaatatttacacagtatttatgaagttaaggacatcatgcccttaatatttacacaacactcataaagttaaggacactatgtccttaacatttacactatacatataaagttaaggacatgagatcctaaagtttaacaacagaaggtgcaaatataagttaaggacattatgtccttaatatttacactgcacacatgaagttaaggacgtcgtgtccttaacatttacactgaacatatgaagttaaggacatgatgtcctaaagtttaacaatgaaggtgcaaatacaagacactttatccttaatatttatacaatatttatgaagttaaggacatcatgcccttaatatttacacaacactcataaagttaa is drawn from Nicotiana tomentosiformis chromosome 12, ASM39032v3, whole genome shotgun sequence and contains these coding sequences:
- the LOC104096820 gene encoding late embryogenesis abundant protein D-29; translated protein: MASRNIRELIYVLLLVGFVVISMSGLVICKETNEEIEQQSKENSESWTGWAKDKISEGLGFKSTDDDSAAKQASDSTMDAAKNAKDKITDTATGTGQYVADKAGDIKNTAEEAKNKAYETAEAAKQKATEKSSEAYSKAGEEKEKAYSDAETAKHKASEKAEEAKEKATEKAEEAKQQMKGMGEEKAEGETEEHMSWAREKAKEGYESAKSKAEETLEKAKENIASNLESAKEKTKEIKENIAGKKRDEEL